The following are encoded in a window of Candida dubliniensis CD36 chromosome 4, complete sequence genomic DNA:
- a CDS encoding general amino acid permease, putative (Similar to S. cerevisiae GAP1;~In S. cerevisiae: localization to the plasma membrane is regulated by nitrogen source) has protein sequence MSKKYCEENTSSIALTDLLSPSTGETSSQQQQQRQRTSPPQQQQPESNTGTSSSSGSKWSNFVDSFKPAIENEKLAMRYRDDDEEEDAGGYYNSTEELTEIQRININSSKSNLKRKLKNRHLQMIAIASSIGSGLLIGTGGALATGGPGGILIAWILSGISILCTVQAMAELAVTFPVSGGFNVLFSRFIDPSVGFSVAWNYVLQYLVLLPLELVAASMTIQYWNTEINPDVWVIIFYVTVTSINFFGVRLYGEVEFILSSLKVIAVVGFIILSIVLAAGGAPNGVHHGTKFWHDPGAFANGFKGVSSTFITAAFSFAGTELTGLTSAEAENPRKALPKACKQVFWRILLFYVVSITLITFLVPYDNPRLLGASDVSASPFVIAIQEGGISGLASVMNSVILISVISVGSSSVYATSRTLVSLAEQNLAPKICGYVDRAGRPLVAILITNVFGLLSFIAASGKEDEVFTWLLSISGLSSIFTWLCICISHIRFRRALHVQGRNTDELTFVSQTGVIGSWFGIILNVLVLIAEFWLAIFPLGEKPNAKSFFETYLGFVILVLFYFGHKLWRNNWIVFIRSRDIDIDSGRKETDLEALKRELQEEKEVLRNKPFWYRAYHFWC, from the coding sequence ATGTCGAAGAAATACTGTGAGGAGAATACCTCGAGCATAGCATTGACAGATTTACTATCTCCAAGTACAGGAGAAACCAGctcacaacaacaacaacaacgacaacgaacatcaccaccacaacaacaacaaccagaaTCAAATACCGGTaccagtagtagtagtggaTCGAAATGGCTGAATTTTGTCGACTCTTTCAAACCAGCaatagaaaatgaaaaacttGCCATGCGTTATcgtgatgatgatgaagaagaagatgctGGTGGATATTACAATTCCACTGAAGAATTAACTGAAATTCAACGTATTAATATAAACAgttccaaatcaaatttgaaaagaaaattaaagaatagACATTTACAAATGATTGCTATTGCTTCATCGATTGGTAGTGGGCTTTTAATTGGTACTGGTGGTGCATTAGCCACTGGTGGACCTGGTGGTATATTGATTGCCTGGATATTGAGTGGGATTTCTATTTTATGTACTGTTCAAGCAATGGCTGAATTAGCAGTTACTTTCCCTGTTAGTGGTGGATTTAATGTTTTATTTAGTAGATTTATTGATCCAAGTGTTGGGTTTAGTGTTGCTTGGAATTATGTTTTACAATATTTGGTTTTACTCCCCTTGGAATTGGTTGCTGCTTCTATGACTATTCAATATTGGAATACTGAAATTAACCCTGATGTTTGggtaataattttttatgtCACGGTCacatcaattaatttttttggagTTCGTTTATATGGAGAAGTCGAATTTATTCTTAGTTCTTTAAAAGttattgctgttgttggatttattattctctCAATTGTATTGGCAGCAGGTGGTGCACCTAATGGAGTTCATCACGGGACTAAATTTTGGCATGATCCAGGGGCATTTGCTAATGGATTTAAAGGAGTAAGTAGTACATTTATCACCGCAGCATTTAGTTTTGCTGGTACTGAATTGACGGGGTTAACTCTGGCTGAAGCTGAAAACCCTCGTAAGGCATTACCAAAAGCATGTAAACAAGTATTTTGGAGaatcttgttgttttacGTTGTTAGTATTACTTTGATTACATTTTTGGTTCCATATGATAATCCAAGACTTTTGGGTGCATCTGATGTCTCGGCATCTCCATTTGTCATTGCTATACAAGAAGGTGGAATTAGTGGTCTTGCCTCAGTGATGAACTCTGTTATTTTGATCTCAGTGATATCTGTGGGGTCTTCATCGGTATATGCAACTTCACGTACTCTTGTATCACTTGCTGAACAAAATCTTGCTCCTAAAATATGTGGATACGTTGATCGTGCTGGTCGTCCATTAGTCGCTATTCTTATAACTAATGTATTTGGATTATTAAGTTTTATTGCTGCCAGTGGGAAAGAAGACGAAGTGTTTACTTGGTTATTGTCAATTTCTGGGTTATCGAGTATTTTCACTTGGTTATGTATCTGTATTTCTCATATTAGATTTAGACGGGCTTTGCACGTTCAAGGAAGAAACACTGATGAGTTGACATTTGTATCTCAAACTGGAGTCATTGGTTCTTGGTTTGGTATTATATTGAATGTGTTGGTTTTGATAGCTGAATTTTGGTTAGCAATTTTCCCATTAGGTGAAAAACCTAATGCCAAAAGTTTCTTTGAAACATATCTTGGGTTTGtgattttagttttattttattttggaCATAAATTGTGGAGAAACAATTGGATTGTGTTTATTAGAAGTCgtgatattgatattgatagtGGTAGAAAAGAAACTGATCTTGAGGCAttaaaaagagaattaCAAGAGGAAAAAGAAGTTTTAAGGAATAAACCATTTTGGTATAGAGCTTATCATTTCTGGTGTTAA
- a CDS encoding vacuolar targetting protein, putative (Similar to S. cerevisiae VPS62), giving the protein MMTTTGLLTILSLSLPFCLTSNPEYFDVGANSYIQSTLNDESREIKIENILHNPLFYKDYPPIVSPPNDTQKTLKPGEIPDYVIKYAPLVHLYSEERYFPYDVKKFVTNFHVTWRNGSIYPGTETNMNLDKLAHLPNSTDLFLTANSDFDADPEWITGLKNKPSLINGEIKDAPATLIVVDKGNGWVDAFWFYFYSFNLGPYVMGQGPYGNHVGDWEHSLVRYYKGEPVIVWMSAHSGGGGYYYDNLEKYSLDPNHPIIFSARGTHANYPSVGQHPHDLPYTILSDFTDRGPLWNPSLNYLCYTFDGKHVYPGNNSNPRHVGREWDYGNWLSFSGHWGDDTLSRKDSRQVYSFVGGYKYIEGPTGPLSKNLMRLEPCESAQWWNFWKVCNVRNDIEWGVGVESEGFNCARLTNNIRPIWLKKSIQSIMWGGGICFIANLLD; this is encoded by the coding sequence ATGATGACCACCACGGGCTTATTAACTATACTTCTGCTATCATTACCATTTTGTTTAACAAGTAATCCAGAATACTTTGACGTTGGAGCTAATAGTTATATTCAAAGCACTCTTAATGATGAATCACGAGAGATTAAAATAGAGAACATTTTACATAATCCTTTATTTTATAAAGACTATCCACCAATAGTAAGTCCACCTAACGACACTCAAAAGACTTTGAAACCAGGCGAAATCCCTGATTATGTTATTAAATATGCTCCCTTGGTACATCTTTATAGTGAAGAAAGATATTTCCCTTATGATGTTAAGAAATTTGTTACCAATTTCCATGTCACTTGGAGAAATGGTTCAATATATCCTGGAACGGAAACAAATATGAATTTAGATAAATTAGCTCATTTACCTAATAGTACTGATTTGTTTCTCACTGCTAATAGTGATTTTGATGCTGATCCTGAATGGATCACAGgattgaaaaacaaaccTAGTTTGATTAATGGAGAAATCAAAGATGCTCCAGCTAcgttgattgttgttgataaggGGAATGGATGGGTAGATGcattttggttttatttttattctttcaatttaggACCTTATGTAATGGGACAAGGTCCATATGGAAACCACGTGGGTGATTGGGAACATTCATTAGTGAGATATTACAAGGGGGAACCAGTAATAGTATGGATGTCTGCTcatagtggtggtggagggtattattatgataatttggaaaaatacTCTTTAGACCCCAACCATCCTATTATATTCAGTGCTAGAGGTACTCATGCAAATTATCCCAGTGTGGGACAACACCCTCATGATTTACCATATACTATATTGAGTGATTTCACCGATAGAGGTCCATTATGGAATCCatcattaaattatttatgtTACACTTTTGATGGGAAACATGTATATCCAGGTAACAATTCCAATCCAAGACATGTTGGAAGAGAATGGGATTATGGGAATTGGTTATCATTTAGTGGTCATTGGGGTGATGATACTCTTTCAAGAAAGGATTCTCGACAAGTATATTCATTTGTTGGTggatataaatatattgaagGTCCCACTGGTCCATTAAGTAAGAATTTAATGAGATTGGAACCATGTGAAAGTGCCCAATGGTGGAATTTTTGGAAAGTTTGTAATGTCCgtaatgatattgaatgGGGGGTAGGCGTTGAATCAGAAGGGTTCAATTGTGCACGATtaactaataatattagACCAATATGGTTAAAGAAATCAATACAAAGTATAATGTGGGGTGGAggaatttgttttataGCCAATCTATTGGATTAA
- a CDS encoding PKHD-type hydroxylase, putative (Similar to S. cerevisiae TPA1;~In S. cerevisiae: protein of unknown function; interacts with Sup45p (eRF1), Sup35p (eRF3) and Pab1p; has a role in translation termination efficiency, mRNA poly(A) tail length and mRNA stability): MSPSKRSNNDTESSVESKKLNTSFNKKDIHSFFNQQIWDTKFQDDLKTTIAESQPYRWGTIKGLMDDTLLRQVRKEVLSEIAFTKKETDIYKVFQSGDLANLSGLDWDDLSRLPSLYKLRAGIYSQEFRDIISKVTGCGKLSGIKTDMSVNTYRKGCHLLTHDDVIGSRRVSFILYLPEPDKTWKENYGGALRLFPAIVPNVPKTDFSAKLVPQFNQIAFFTVQPGLSFHDVEEVRVDKHRLSIQGWFHIPQPGEDGYIPGEQEETEARSTLQQLQSKELQEFDFPKPIRNDFDEQQIDILAKTVDNKLDAKDWEYLSEFINPLYLKPENLEQLNKTFVEESVIEINEILKKEYADNLRTVMRDYEINTPAPQLASEVKHPWKVAVPPHKQRFLYIDGKSPIELTEAGINLANRIGPQELPNFKLLAETETNEVDQKLTKLGSFLKSMAFKKWLKLVTSLITTSDQILIRRFRPGQDFILATTTGNQLARNDQEENVLLEATLNLTPTAANPKNWESGEFGGYELCMADKDEEEDDDPAIYKTNDPNDDSLLFTNQCKWNSLTLMVRDPSVLKFIKYVSINAKGSRWDISCQWNVKTDDDDDDEEEGEEN, from the coding sequence ATGTCACCTAGCAAAAGAAGTAATAACGATACAGAATCATCAGTGGAgctgaaaaaattaaacacCTCTTTCAATAAGAAAGAcattcattcttttttcaatcaacaaATCTGGGACACCAAATTTCAagatgatttgaaaacaacCATTGCCGAATCACAACCATATAGATGGGGCACCATTAAAGGATTAATGGATGATACATTGTTAAGACAAGTTAGAAAAGAAGTATTGTCGGAAATTGCCTTCACCAAAAAGGAAACTGATATTTATAAAGTTTTCCAACTGGGTGATTTGGCCAATTTACTGGGATTGGATTGGGATGATTTACTGAGACTCCCTagtttatataaattacGCGCTGGTATTTATTCTCAAGAATTTAGAGATATCATCAGTAAAGTAACTGGATGTGGGAAATTAAGTGGGATTAAAACAGATATGTCAGTCAACACTTATAGAAAAGGTTGTCATTTGTTAACCCACGATGATGTCATTGGTAGTAGAAGAGTtagttttatattatatttaccTGAACCAGATAAAACttggaaagaaaattatGGTGGTGCATTAAGATTATTCCCTGCCATTGTACCCAATGTCCCCAAAACTGATTTTAGTGCCAAGTTAGTACCtcaatttaatcaaattgcATTTTTCACCGTACAACCAGGATTATCATTTCATGATGTGGAAGAAGTAAGAGTTGATAAACATAGATTGTCAATTCAAGGTTGGTTCCATATTCCACAACCAGGTGAAGATGGATACATTCCAGgtgaacaagaagaaaccGAGGCAAGATCAACattacaacaattacaaaGTAAAGAATTACaggaatttgattttcctAAACCTATCAGAAATGACTTTGATGAACAACAAATAGACATCTTGGCAAAGACAGtagataataaattagatGCAAAAGATTGGGAATATTTATCTGAATTTATCAATCCACTTTATTTGAAACCAGAAAATcttgaacaattgaataaaactTTTGTGGAAGAATCAGTTATTGAgattaatgaaatattgaaaaaagaatatgCCGATAATCTTAGAACCGTAATGCGTGATTATGAAATCAATACCCCTGCTCCACAATTGGCATCTGAAGTAAAACATCCATGGAAAGTAGCTGTTCCTCCTCATAAACAAagatttttatatattgatGGTAAATCACCCATTGAATTGACTGAAGCTGGTATCAATCTTGCTAACAGAATAGGACCACAAGAATTAcctaattttaaattattggCTGAAACTGAAACCAATGAAGTAGATCAAAAATTAACTAAACTTGgttcatttttaaaatctATGGCATTTAAAAAATGGTTGAAATTGGTGACCAGTTTAATAACCACTTCTgatcaaattttgattcGTCGATTTAGACCAGGTCAAGATTTCATATTGGCAACTACTACTGGGAACCAATTGGCACGTAAtgatcaagaagaaaatgtgCTACTTGAAGCCACTTTGAATTTAACTCCAACTGCTGCTAATCCTAAAAATTGGGAATCAGGGGAATTTGGTGGATATGAATTATGTATGGCAGacaaagatgaagaagaagatgatgatccAGCAATTTACAAGACTAATGATCCTAATGATGatagtttattatttactaATCAATGTAAATGGAATTCATTGACTTTAATGGTTAGAGACCCTTCAGTGttgaaatttattaaatatgtTAGTATTAATGCCAAAGGTTCAAGATGGGATATTAGCTGTCAATGGAATGTTAAAAcggatgatgatgatgatgatgaagaggaAGGAGAAGAGAATTAA
- a CDS encoding GTPase activating protein, putative (tuberin (a tuberous sclerosis homolog protein) specifically stimulates the intrinsic GTPase activity of Ras-related protein Rap1A suggesting a possible mechanism for its role in the regulation of cellular growth;~Similar to S. pombe TSC2) has protein sequence MSTYHPSFSSSGGLGSVFKSITKSFKQSPSTKRVPVTINPTVVGGGQDLQNLIDQLQTSSSSSVKLQAVKKLIESIKNYSISSIPEIWYVARKNCDIKNIKHSRDLRRATLELLNACIKKDDLTSVGTRIRYFNDIFKCCIFQDNKFDPDFDLFLKALLVLTGEGRDIYDFIIYEDRNNLYIFLENCLTVAIELSAVYNFQTEIQDITTKENDEKFANIYRVIEFTRNCIKFNYTVFSENMVIWIINKIIETKSNNKLILLAIIDIINSLSIYGQVPKECIPQMVKFLATIYGSSLDKGISSSVWGCVKNLCHDHTYRDIINSLCDNIQSPDINLYKIDSAEGLQSVYACTGSVKLIRNFQVQSGLSRNENIFEISQVQILNSFKVALSFGIDIINSVFLDCIDRLLAKDSYIDNFEISFNDSIDKIFPFQLWYSSNSMYDIFNLLKVDTEQDKSCFQSICLSLQSLYESQELFTPKDKLINFFTNYIEYLPINTIIFVLQYYSDNKMCSLLNPFWRENSMKLLNHFYFPVNIDVTVKMRCLQVILDAYNTSVAIFNDNDIKYEIILEIAKRSLRETNEELLRYLINNLFGVVFLKCPNTIFKQLVTVFLPLFQPPQAPPKSSHLVFEGSITSSFVTSTRTSGTVQEHGSIEFTEAITKLLCTTFIKATPERAQDCYNFLIEIANLSKHNGNVLLIIAKCLVRIRSTTENYIYFTQPSDMAGLALAFRRDISTTCSDSSKVSGWVYPETVDYLPEELFDQPNRNLLLFKVAKDVETDKYYIDIQKWLQLVLYIMDQYIDWEVYSYVWAHFVSQLSNTKLFYDCDLEINELRKIICNQLTLNLPSSLKLPHKTQNIEVTKADLQVVFVRSLSSLTGYFNKFTKPDQDQVVNSLIFGLGSWDKTAVPCINILTVCCYEIPLSIKKFLNSILTKLQTRITSANAAAHSLEFLISLSQLPSLTTNFTVEDFKQGFGIAFKYIQYSIDLEKRSQQQSQQQNSPQIIQQHGVDADVEETPSTQQQTITPILSEYILMLSYHIIASWFVTLKMSDRVELQQFIIKNLKLCSESNENLQDQTIGFLDFIKKFTSSDLPLEMRLPSNNNKSNTSNGNGSGSSNNSSTASICNRWMVDNLVVSIETEPYGGDTELIIRKPTGISKFNITLDHPSSMNNNNTSPMVLPNYFLSQLVESNIDPILIPDDVNTNRAISVLDRIPSVEFHKIGIIYIGKNQMTENEVLSNRIGSIDYQKFLSNIGDLIKLQGCKSIYTGGLDTENNIDGEFTRYWRGKYTQVIFHVATMMNNEQTGQTGQTGQTQNGNGNELTDMDIQRMIDLKKRHIGNNHVNIFYDESGHEFNFNLIKSQFNFLSIVITPHTYSQDYNLTSSSSSFSSSSSDDKSLEKYFKVKMYRRGGVPSFCGISHFKLISERELPVFIRSTSLLASIFASIWHGSKNVWSQRVKQLKLISSYTLPNSNSTATTTTTVYS, from the coding sequence atgtCTACATATCATCCTAGTTTTAGTTCCTCAGGAGGACTTGGAAGTGTTTTCAAATCCATTactaaatcatttaaacaATCACCATCCACTAAACGAGTTCCTGTCACCATCAATCCAACAGTTGTAGGTGGTGGCCAAGATTTACAAAACCttattgatcaattacAAACTTCATCGTCATCAAGTGTTAAATTACAAGCagttaaaaaattaattgaatcaattaaaaattatctgatttcatcaattcCTGAAATATGGTACGTTGCTCGTAAGAATTGCGAcattaaaaatataaaacatTCACGAGATCTTCGACGAGCAACgttagaattattaaatgcATGTATAAAGAAAGATGATTTAACGTCTGTGGGGACAAGAATACGATattttaatgatattttcaaatgttGTATATTTcaagataataaatttgatcccgattttgatttatttttaaaagcCTTACTAGTGTTAACTGGTGAAGGAAGAGATATTTATGATTTTATAATATATGAAGATAGAAATAAtctatatatttttttggaaaattgtTTAACTGTTGCGATTGAATTACTGGCAGTTTACAATTTTCAAACAGAGATTCAAGATATTACAACTAAAGAGAATGATGAAAAGTTTGCTAATATATATAGAGTAATTGAATTCACGAGAAATtgtatcaaattcaattatactGTTTTCAGTGAGAATATGGTCATTTGGATAATTAATAAGATTATTGAAACCAAATCTAATAACAAACTAATATTATTGGCGATTATAGATATCATCAATTCGTTATCAATATATGGACAAGTCCCCAAAGAATGTATACCACAAATGGTCAAGTTTTTGGCAACCATTTATGGACTGAGTTTAGATAAAGGTATTAGTTCATCAGTATGGGGTTGTGTTAAGAATCTTTGTCATGATCATACGTATCGTGACATTATAAATTCTTTATGTGACAATATTCAAAGCCCAGATATAAATCTTTACAAAATAGATTCTGCAGAAGGGTTACAATCAGTATATGCATGTACGGGATCAGTAAAATTAATAAGAAATTTCCAAGTACAATCTGGTTTATCACgaaatgaaaatatatttgaaaTCCTGCAAGtacaaatattgaattcatttaaaGTTGCATTAAGTTTTGGTATAGATATTATAAATTCAGTATTTTTGGATTGTATTGATAGACTTTTAGCTAAAGATTCTTATATTGACAACTttgaaatttcatttaatgattccattgataaaatattCCCTTTCCAATTATGGTACTCTTCTAATTCAATGTAtgatattttcaatttgttaaaaGTAGATACTGAACAAGATAAGAGTTGTTTCCAAAGTATATGTTTATCATTGCAATCGTTATATGAAAGTCAAGAATTGTTTACTCCTaaagataaattgattaattttttcacaaattatattgaatatttaCCGATTAATActattatatttgttttacaATATTATTCTGATAATAAAATGTGCAGTTTGCTTAATCCATTTTGGCGAGAAAATTCcatgaaattattgaatcatttttatttcccCGTTAATATTGATGTGACAGTGAAAATGAGGTGTCTTCAAGTTATCTTGGATGCGTATAATACTTCTGTTGCAATATTTAACGATAATGATATCAAATACGAAATTATTTTAGAAATAGCAAAGAGATCGTTACGTGAAACAAATGAAGAGTTGTTGAGgtatttgattaataacTTATTTGGTGTTGTGTTTTTGAAATGTCCCAATACAATATTCAAACAATTGGTGACCGTGTTTTTACCCTTATTTCAACCTCCTCAAGCACCACCGAAATCACTGCATCTAGTTTTTGAAGGTCTGATCACCCTGAGTTTTGTAACGTCTACCCGTACACTGGGTACTGTACAAGAACATGGAAGTATAGAATTCACAGAAGCAATAACTAAATTATTATGTACAACATTTATTAAGGCAACTCCGGAAAGAGCTCAAGATTgttataattttttgataGAAATAGCCAATTTATCGAAACATAATGGTAAtgtattgttgataattgcTAAATGTTTGGTTCGAATTAGATCGACAACGGAAAactatatttattttaccCAACCTAGTGATATGGCAGGTTTAGCATTAGCATTCCGTCGAGatatttcaacaacatGTTCCGATAGTTCAAAAGTACTGGGGTGGGTATATCCAGAAACTGTAGATTATTTGCCTGAAGAATTGTTTGACCAACCTAATCGAAACTTACTATTGTTTAAAGTTGCAAAAGATGTGGAAACAgataaatattatattgatattcAAAAATGGCTTCAATTGGTCTTATATATAATGGATCAATATATTGATTGGGAAGTATATTCATATGTTTGGGCTCATTTTGTTAgtcaattatcaaatacaaaattgttttatgATTGTGATTTAGAAATCAATGAACTTCGGAAAATTATATGCAATCAATTAACTTTGAATTTACCTTCTAGTCTTAAATTACCTCATAAAACCCAAAATATTGAAGTCACCAAAGCAGATTTACAGGTTGTTTTCGTTAGAAGTTTATCATCACTTACGGgatatttcaataaattcacTAAACCAGATCAAGATCAAGTAGTGAATAGTTTAATATTTGGATTAGGATCTTGGGATAAAACTGCTGTTCCAtgtattaatattttgacAGTTTGTTGTTATGAAATtccattatcaattaaaaaatttttgaattcaattttaactAAATTACAAACAAGAATAACTAGTGCTAATGCTGCAGCTCATTCtcttgaatttttaatatcattatcacaACTTCCTAGTTTGACAACTAATTTCACTGTTGAAGATTTTAAACAAGGGTTTGGAATTGCATTTAAGTATATTCAATATTCAATAGATTTAGAAAAAAGatctcaacaacaactgcaACAGCAAAATCTGCCACAAATAATACAACAACATGGTGTTGATGCTGATGTTGAAGAAACCCCACTgacacaacaacaaacaattaCCCCAATTCTATCggaatatatattaatgtTATCGTATCATATTATTGCTAGCTGGTTTGTCACATTAAAAATGAGTGATCGAGTTGAATTACAAcagtttattattaaaaatttgaaattatgcAGTGAAAGCAATGAAAACCTACAAGATCAAACTATTGgatttcttgattttatcaagaaattcACATCTAGTGATTTACCATTGGAAATGCGATTACCCagtaacaataacaaatccAATACAagtaatggtaatggtagtggtagtagtaataatagtagtacTGCTAGTATTTGTAATAGATGGATGGTTGATAATTTGGTAGTATCGATTGAAACTGAACCATATGGTGGAGATACTGAATTAATTATTCGTAAACCAACTGGGATatcaaaattcaatatcacTTTAGATCATCCTTCATCAAtgaacaataataatacatcACCTATGGTATTACCAAACTATTTCTTACTGCAATTAGTTGAAAGTAATATTGATCCTATTCTTATACCTGATGATGTAAATACCAATCGAGCAATATCAGTGTTAGATCGGATTCCTAGTGTTGAATTTCATAAAATAGgtataatttatattggtaaaaatcaaatgacAGAAAATGAAGTTTTAAGTAATCGAATtggatcaattgattatcaaaAGTTTTTAAGTAATATTGGTGATTTAATTAAGTTACAAGGATGTAAAAGTATTTATACTGGTGGATTAGATactgaaaataatattgatggAGAATTCACGAGATATTGGCGAGGGAAATATACTCAAGTTATATTTCATGTTGCTACAATGATGAATAATGAACAAACAGGTCAAACAGGTCAAACAGGTCAAACTCAAAATGGGAATGGAAATGAATTAACTGATATGGATATTCAACGtatgattgatttgaaaaaacgacatattggtaataatcatgtcaatatattttatgATGAATCAGGTCatgaatttaatttcaatttaattaaaagtcaattcaattttttaagTATTGTTATTACTCCTCATACTTATTCTCAAGATTATAATTtgacatcatcatcatcatcattttcatcatcttcttcagaTGATAAACTGTTggaaaaatatttcaagGTGAAAATGTATCGACGTGGTGGTGTTCCGTCATTTTGTGGGATATCTcattttaaattaattagtGAAAGAGAATTACCAGTGTTTATAAGATCAACAAGTTTATTAGCAAGTATATTTGCAAGTATTTGGCATGGTAGTAAAAATGTTTGGTCTCAAAGAgtgaaacaattgaaactcATATCTTCATATACCTTGCCTAATCTGAAttcaacagcaacaacaacaacaacggtGTATAGTTGA
- a CDS encoding cytochrome b reductase, putative (Similar to S. cerevisiae CBR1) codes for MSEATTVPPVETVSEPNPLIVFATVATIISVFIGYYFLQQSKKLKPVLKPDEFQKFPLIEKIRVSHNSAIYRFGLPKSTDRLGLPIGQHISIGATIDGKEVVRSYTPISTDDQLGHFDLLIKTYENGNISRHVAGKNVGEHIEIRGPKGFFTYTPNMVKSFGMIAGGTGIAPMYQIISAILKNPDDKTKIHLVYANVTESDILLKEELDNFAIRHPDRLKIHYVLNEAPANWQGSVGFVTPEIIDTHLPKASNDTNLLLCGPPPMVSAMKKAALELGFQKAKPVSKLGDQVFVF; via the coding sequence ATGTCTGAAGCTACTACTGTTCCTCCTGTTGAAACTGTTTCTGAACCAAACCCATTGATTGTATTTGCTACTGTTGCCACTATTATTAGTGTATTTATTGGATATTATTTCCTTCAACAATCCAAGAAACTTAAACCAGTTTTAAAACCAGATGAGTTTCAAAAATTCCCtcttattgaaaaaatcagaGTCAGTCATAACTCAGCAATTTATAGATTTGGGTTACCAAAACTGACTGATAGATTAGGATTACCAATTGGTCAACATATTTCTATTGGTGCTACTATTGACGGTAAAGAAGTTGTTCGTTCATACACTCCAATTTCTACTGATGATCAATTGGGTCactttgatttattaattaaaacttATGAAAATGGTAACATCTCTAGACACGTTGCAGGAAAGAATGTTGGCGAACATATTGAAATCAGAGGTCCAAAAGGGTTTTTCACTTATACTCCAAATATGGTTAAAAGTTTTGGTATGATTGCTGGTGGTACTGGTATTGCACCAATGTATCAAATCATTAGTGCTATTTTGAAGAACCCTGAtgataaaactaaaattcATTTAGTTTATGCTAATGTTACTGAATCagatattttattgaaagaagaattagacAATTTTGCTATTAGACACCCAGATAGATTAAAGATCCATTACGTTTTGAATGAAGCTCCAGCTAATTGGCAAGGCTCAGTTGGATTTGTTACTCCAGAAATCATTGATACTCATTTACCAAAGGCTTCAAATGACACTAACTTGTTATTGTGTGGTCCTCCACCAATGGTTAGTGCTATGAAAAAAGCTGCTCTTGAATTAGGATTCCAAAAAGCAAAACCAGTTTCTAAATTAGGTGATCAAGTGTTTGTCTTTTAA